The DNA sequence GCATTGCACCGTCATAGATCTCCTTAGGCCTGAGTAGCAGTTCCTCAGCATCACAACCGGTAAAATAATATCCCCCGTTCGTTTCATCCCGGAACAGTTTTTCCTGCTCTTCCTGAAGAAATATCGCCTGCTCCAGGTATTCTGTTTTTCCGCACGCCGTATAGAGTTCCAGCAACCCGTGAACAAGAAAAGCATAATCATCGAGATAACCGGGAATACCTGCTTCCCCCTCCCTGTACCTGGCGAGCAGTCTGCCGCGGGAATCAAACATCTTGTCTCTGATAAAACCTGCGGCATTTTCTGCGGTTAGAAGAAGACTCTTTTTATCATTTTCCCAAGAGAGATCACCTGAGAGCACCTGCACTCCTTTGGCTAAAGCCCCAATCATCAAACCATTCCAGGAAACCAGGATCTTATCATCTTTAGCCGGACGAACCCTTTTCTCTCTTGCTGAAAACAGAATGGTATTACAAATGTCCAACATCTCGCCCAGTTCGTCTCCAGTCAGACTATAGCGGGAAGTGAGGTCCCCAACACCGACATGAAAGATGCGTGAAGGAATATTTTTTCCTTCATAATTACCTTCATCCGTTATGCCATACGCATCACAATAGATATCCGCCACTTCTTCCTTTTGCTTAGAAAGAGGTTTAAATCCGTTTTTAAGCTCTCTTTCTTTTTGAAGGGATTCAATTCCATCCTGGAGTGTTTTTCTAATCTCATCTTTGGACCAAAGATAGTATTTGCCCTCCTCCCCTTCAGAGTCGGCATCTTCCGCACTGTAAAAGCCTCCTTCCGCAGAAGTCATATCGCGCAGAACATACCCGAATATATTTTGCGCAACCCGGCGGTATTTTTGGTTTTTCGTCCGCTGATAAGCTTCTAAATAGACAAGGGCCAGACCGGCGTTGTCATAGAGCATCTTTTCAAAATGAGGAACCAGCCAGTAATGGTCTGTGCTATAGCGTGCAAAGCCAAACCCGATATGATCGAAGATCCCTCCGTCAGCCATGCTGTCCAATGTTTTTTCAACCATCGCCAGTGCTTTGCTCTGTGGCTCTTCCATTGAATACCGCAGTAAAAAACCCAGGTTATGGGGAGCCGGGAATTTCGGAGCACTGCCGAATCCCCCGTATTTTGAATCAAACTTGTTTTCCAGCAGTTCATATCCTTTGCCCAGTAGGGTTTTACCCCAGATAGCTATATCACCGCTGTCTTTTTCTTTCTCTGTAAATGGCAGGGTTTGCTTGTTCTTTGGCACGGCAGACGTGGCGTTTTTATCCCCACGATAATGCCTGGTAACTGTTTCGTAAAGTTCCGCTGCCGTTTGGATGACTTTATCTTTCTCTGTCTGCCACAGCTCACCTACCTGACTCAAAATATCCATGAGACCAGGACGTCCGTAATGGCTGTGTTTTGGGAAATAAGTTCCGGCAAAGAAAGGCTGTTTATCCGGCGTCATCAGCACTGTCAGCGGCCAGCCCCCTGCTCCGGTCATCACCTGGCAATAGGTCATGTACAGTTGGTCAATATCCGGTCTTTCTTCCCGGTCCACTTTAACCGGAATATAACTGCGGTTCAGAATTGCGGCGACTTCTTTATCCTCAAATGATTCCCGTTCCATCACATGGCACCAGTGACATGTGGAATAGCCGATGCTTAAGAATACCGGCTTGTTTTCCTCTTTGGCTTTTTGGAAGGCCTCTTCACCCCAGGGGAACCAATCCACTGGATTCAATGCATGTTGCAACAGGTATGGCGATTTTTCCCCTGCCAATCTGTTTGCGTTTCCGTGTACTTCGTTCATTTGGCATCAACCCCTTTCTTATCGTGTAGCTTTTCTTGTATATTATTTCCCCATTGAGGTTTTTTATCATTTGATATTAAGCGTGAACAATGCTTTGTACGATGAATATGCTGTTATTACACGAATGAGGAGGAGACAAAAATATGACGACGATAAACTCTAAAGAGTATTGGGACAGCCGGTTTGATGTTAATTGGGAAACGGCGGGGGGAAAGAATCAGACAAGATTTTTCATGAGGATACTGTTGGACAATCTGCCCGAAGAAGTGTGTAAATACATTAAGGATGAGAGTCCCTTTATCCTGGATTGGGGCTGCGCTCTGGGACAAGGAGCTGAGGAGATTAGCAAAAGATTTCCAAACGCTCATGTGACCGGTCTGGACTTTTCAGAGATCGCTGTCAAAAAATGCAAAGCTGATTACCCATCCGGCAATTTCCGTTCGGAAATCCTCGATCCTCAAAAAGATCGCTTTAATGTTATTACCTCCAGCAACTGTCTTGAGCACTTTCCGAACCCGGCTGAAGTATTTGCTCAACATCTCTTAAGTACCGGCCAATATTATATACTTCTAGTTCCTTATAATGAAAAGCCTCCAATTTGTCCTGAGCATCAGATTATTCTTTCAGAAAACAGTTTTCCCTTAGAAATCAATGGCTTTGGGAGATGCTTTTTGAAAATCATAAATTCCCAAGACAAAGGATACTGGTGCGGCCAGCAAATGTTAATGATCTATAAAAGGCTTTCAGCCGCACAAAACAATTCAGATCCTTAGTTCTCTGATCTTAGCGGTTTCCCTTATGCTTGCTCTCCGTTCAATGTAAGGAAGAACATCCTCACTAACCCTGACCTCATACGAGTGCCTTCTGTGCACATACTCCTGCCCTAGCCGGGCAACCCTGATACGTTCCTGGTCATGGGCCAAGTAAAATAACACTTTGCTCACGGCCTCTTCTTTATCCCTGACAAGTTCAAGGTGGGTTCCCTCACGGAAAATATAGGCACTGGCCTTGGTATATTGACAAAGATAGAATCCCCCGCAAGAAAGCACCTCATAATTCCGCATACTGGTCTGCGTAATACTGGAGGAATCACACTGAAATCCTAGAATGATTCTGGCAGAAGCACATAGATCCGGCAGCTTCTCATTGGGAAAAATCCCGGCGAAATGGTCTTCATTATCTCCTAGAAAAGCGCGGGCCTGTGGATTACTGTCCCAATTGTACCCCCAAATGCGATACTTATAACCTAATCCCAGCAAAGGCTTTAACAAAATGTTAAAGCCCTCTATTCTGGAAGCAAAATTGTACCAACTAGCCTGCACCGCAAAATCCAGATCACACTGGGGCCTATATACCCCGCTTCGGTGGAATTCAGGATTGCAGCCAAACATAAGGAGATGGGCCTGAATTCCTTGATTCCGGTATTCACGGATACACTCCAAAGCGGTCGTAAATACAATATCGGCCATTTTTGCTATAGGCAGTGTTCTAGCAAAACCCACCGGATCTTCAATACTCCAGTAAATAAACCCGCAGCCATACTTTTCACAGGCCATGGAAATGCCAAGTGCCAGTTCCCCCTGATAGCCTTCCAGGATGACATAATCTGGTCCATATCGGGCTATGCATTTGTCAATATAGCTATTAATCTTATCCTGCTCGGTATAGGGAACGCGGATAACCTGTCCGTCCAATTCCAGAGTCACCATTTCGTCACCCATACAGGCCATAGGAAATATTTTTGTTTCCTCTCCATTTTTTTCAAAACCAGGCATCAGCCCATACTTCATGATTGGTGATGCGGAAAAGCAGGCAATTTTCAACAACTGTTCCCCTTTCAAGACAAGACCATTGTCGTTCTGTTACTACACCGCCACATAGGAGAATTTGATATCGATATAATTTGTCGGATCAGTTCCATCGGTACCAAGTCGGTAATAAAGGCCTTCATTTGCTGATATCGAATCACAATCCACATCTTCACATATTAGCGCGCCATATGATGCACCCGGAAAACTCGTACTTCTTACGACTCTGGTAAAAGTGACTTCATCAGGGCTCCGGTATAAGTCAATTTCAATACAACTTGTAGAACTCATCGAGCAATAAATTTTATTAATACAATTAATTGTATATGCAAAACCAACAAAATTTATTGGCAGAATCATCTGGTAGGAACCTCTTATACTTTGTTGGGCATCTGTTGCATTGTTTCCATCAAGAAAATACCTTGAAAAGCCGGCACGCCTTAAAGAGTTCAGAGAACAGCCGCTACATGTTGTTGACAGGGTTATGGGTGTATTGGAATCCTCTTCTCTCTCCACAATATAAACATTCTGACCTGCCACCACCTGGACATCGTCAAGTGCAAACCTCTGACTTGTCCAATAGGCTGTGCATTCAGGGTTATTGCTCTCGCCTGCTGCATATAGAATACTGATATCCGCCTCGCCTCGGATTGCTTTGGCTAATAATTTTACTGTGTCAGCCAATCCAGATTGAATCTCAATATGAACATTTCCCGCGGGAGGTGTTGCTCCGAGAGTATCTAAAAACGTATAGATTCTGCTGCCAAGTGTCAAGGTTTCCGAGTCATTGATCGCAGTAAAAGCTGCCGAGCCCAACCTACTGCAAAGATCGGGAAGGTATGCCATTTTTTTCTACCTCCATTTTTGATACTTGTACTACAAAATATGCAAAACTC is a window from the Dehalobacter sp. DCA genome containing:
- a CDS encoding class I SAM-dependent methyltransferase is translated as MTTINSKEYWDSRFDVNWETAGGKNQTRFFMRILLDNLPEEVCKYIKDESPFILDWGCALGQGAEEISKRFPNAHVTGLDFSEIAVKKCKADYPSGNFRSEILDPQKDRFNVITSSNCLEHFPNPAEVFAQHLLSTGQYYILLVPYNEKPPICPEHQIILSENSFPLEINGFGRCFLKIINSQDKGYWCGQQMLMIYKRLSAAQNNSDP
- a CDS encoding thioredoxin domain-containing protein, whose product is MNEVHGNANRLAGEKSPYLLQHALNPVDWFPWGEEAFQKAKEENKPVFLSIGYSTCHWCHVMERESFEDKEVAAILNRSYIPVKVDREERPDIDQLYMTYCQVMTGAGGWPLTVLMTPDKQPFFAGTYFPKHSHYGRPGLMDILSQVGELWQTEKDKVIQTAAELYETVTRHYRGDKNATSAVPKNKQTLPFTEKEKDSGDIAIWGKTLLGKGYELLENKFDSKYGGFGSAPKFPAPHNLGFLLRYSMEEPQSKALAMVEKTLDSMADGGIFDHIGFGFARYSTDHYWLVPHFEKMLYDNAGLALVYLEAYQRTKNQKYRRVAQNIFGYVLRDMTSAEGGFYSAEDADSEGEEGKYYLWSKDEIRKTLQDGIESLQKERELKNGFKPLSKQKEEVADIYCDAYGITDEGNYEGKNIPSRIFHVGVGDLTSRYSLTGDELGEMLDICNTILFSAREKRVRPAKDDKILVSWNGLMIGALAKGVQVLSGDLSWENDKKSLLLTAENAAGFIRDKMFDSRGRLLARYREGEAGIPGYLDDYAFLVHGLLELYTACGKTEYLEQAIFLQEEQEKLFRDETNGGYYFTGCDAEELLLRPKEIYDGAMPSGNSMSACNLGRLWRLTGLSKWQERAEKQINSFRTTVEDYPPGYTAFLQAIQYALNQGEELVLSGSSANQTLEKMQTAIFKDFHPYAAVAYNDGSLGQLIPRMDDYPVGRDLSVYVCRDFACREPVNTPEELAKILSE
- a CDS encoding CgeB family protein, with product MKIACFSASPIMKYGLMPGFEKNGEETKIFPMACMGDEMVTLELDGQVIRVPYTEQDKINSYIDKCIARYGPDYVILEGYQGELALGISMACEKYGCGFIYWSIEDPVGFARTLPIAKMADIVFTTALECIREYRNQGIQAHLLMFGCNPEFHRSGVYRPQCDLDFAVQASWYNFASRIEGFNILLKPLLGLGYKYRIWGYNWDSNPQARAFLGDNEDHFAGIFPNEKLPDLCASARIILGFQCDSSSITQTSMRNYEVLSCGGFYLCQYTKASAYIFREGTHLELVRDKEEAVSKVLFYLAHDQERIRVARLGQEYVHRRHSYEVRVSEDVLPYIERRASIRETAKIRELRI